In the genome of Spirochaetia bacterium, one region contains:
- a CDS encoding glycyl-radical enzyme activating protein yields MQGLISKIQRFSTEDGPGIRTTVFLKGCNMHCPWCHNPEALSAEVLLGLLPERCTGCLQCTEICPTRSLSYSNKIISINRTTCTKCGKCIDICPEQVFSLSGKYYEPSTLVNEVMQDEPYFRRSRGGITFSGGEPFLQGDFLVKCLRLLKQKNIDTIVQTNGAIPFEPWLSKSLGLVGCYMVDLKLANPTLHKKWTGLDNVRIMENLRQLDTYGASLIIRTPIIEGVNDSIEEVQEIASFVAGLHHVINYRLLPYHPLGLSKYRQFGIACNYQNTEFYDAGHLAKLQAVADKEWKHE; encoded by the coding sequence ATGCAAGGACTTATCAGTAAAATCCAACGTTTTTCAACGGAGGACGGACCAGGTATCAGAACAACAGTTTTTCTCAAAGGATGCAACATGCATTGCCCTTGGTGTCATAATCCAGAAGCGTTGTCTGCAGAAGTTTTACTTGGCCTTTTGCCAGAACGTTGTACCGGTTGCCTGCAATGTACGGAAATCTGTCCTACCCGTTCACTCAGTTATAGTAATAAGATAATTTCAATTAATCGGACAACTTGTACAAAATGTGGAAAATGTATTGACATCTGCCCAGAACAAGTCTTTTCCTTATCAGGGAAATACTACGAACCAAGTACTTTGGTAAATGAAGTAATGCAGGATGAACCATACTTCAGACGTTCAAGAGGCGGTATTACATTTTCAGGAGGAGAACCTTTTCTCCAAGGTGACTTTTTAGTTAAGTGCCTCAGACTTTTGAAACAAAAGAATATAGACACAATTGTTCAGACAAACGGAGCAATACCTTTTGAACCTTGGCTTTCAAAGAGTCTTGGTTTGGTAGGTTGCTATATGGTTGATCTGAAATTGGCAAACCCTACCCTTCATAAGAAATGGACAGGATTGGACAATGTAAGGATCATGGAAAATCTTCGTCAATTGGATACATACGGAGCTTCTCTTATTATCCGTACCCCAATCATAGAAGGAGTAAATGATTCAATTGAAGAAGTACAGGAAATTGCTTCATTCGTTGCCGGTTTGCATCATGTCATAAATTACCGTCTGTTACCATATCATCCTTTAGGATTGTCAAAATACCGACAATTCGGCATAGCGTGCAACTATCAGAATACTGAATTCTATGATGCAGGACATTTGGCAAAGCTACAGGCTGTCGCAGACAAGGAGTGGAAACATGAATGA
- a CDS encoding ROK family transcriptional regulator: protein MKNINRFEILQMIYQTKDINRNVITQTTGLTSAAVTKIINSLIAEGVVSEKSFYSEFRKRRSRYLSICRDTYATVILCLCRNMVKAAIVDISGSIIYSRDCQVSYAMLDDFLIGDIVKDVFSHIQDETKCLGCVCISPGIRSAKNIVSENSSSKSVPFFWNIEKIQAIVEKAYHVPFYTENDSNAALLGEMWFGAGRESKNTVLYNIGKGIGSAVCLNGSILSGYQNSSIEIGHVTINFNGPQCACGNRGCLELYAGLDHFQGKLATFNEKHETNYSLEETFSRARNGDEACNSFVHEYALMVAEGAVILANMFKPEKIIVTTNEADFLYLPPIIETIKEEVFSRIFSISEQKVKIEASTLRSNGYMLGGVAVAVRKYFLGDK, encoded by the coding sequence ATGAAAAATATCAACCGTTTTGAAATTCTACAGATGATTTACCAAACAAAAGATATCAACCGGAATGTGATTACACAGACAACAGGACTTACAAGTGCTGCCGTGACTAAAATCATTAATTCACTTATCGCTGAGGGAGTTGTCTCAGAAAAATCGTTTTATAGTGAATTCAGGAAACGAAGGTCCAGATATCTTTCGATTTGTAGAGATACCTATGCTACGGTGATATTGTGTCTGTGCCGAAATATGGTCAAGGCTGCTATAGTTGATATAAGTGGTTCTATAATTTATTCCAGGGATTGCCAAGTCAGTTATGCAATGTTGGATGATTTTTTAATAGGTGATATTGTCAAGGATGTTTTTTCTCATATACAAGATGAAACTAAATGTCTTGGTTGTGTCTGTATTTCACCTGGTATCCGATCGGCAAAGAATATTGTTTCGGAAAATAGTTCGTCAAAATCCGTTCCTTTCTTTTGGAATATAGAAAAGATTCAAGCAATTGTCGAAAAAGCATACCATGTTCCTTTTTACACCGAAAACGACAGCAATGCAGCCCTTCTGGGGGAGATGTGGTTTGGAGCAGGAAGAGAGAGCAAAAATACTGTTCTGTATAATATAGGAAAAGGTATTGGTTCCGCAGTCTGTTTGAATGGTTCCATTCTGAGTGGTTATCAGAATAGTTCCATTGAAATTGGTCATGTGACGATTAATTTCAATGGACCGCAATGTGCATGTGGAAACCGCGGTTGTTTGGAACTATATGCCGGGCTTGATCATTTCCAAGGCAAACTAGCAACTTTCAATGAGAAGCATGAAACTAATTATTCTTTGGAAGAAACCTTTTCCCGAGCTCGAAATGGAGATGAGGCATGTAATTCATTTGTACATGAATATGCATTGATGGTTGCCGAAGGGGCTGTCATTCTAGCTAATATGTTTAAACCTGAAAAAATTATCGTGACAACGAATGAGGCAGATTTCCTTTATCTTCCACCTATCATAGAAACTATCAAGGAAGAAGTTTTTTCAAGGATTTTTTCAATTAGTGAACAGAAAGTCAAGATTGAGGCTTCGACATTACGTAGTAACGGTTACATGCTCGGAGGTGTTGCCGTGGCTGTTAGAAAATATTTCCTCGGTGATAAGTAA
- a CDS encoding carbohydrate ABC transporter permease, with amino-acid sequence MNSRHKLLRQSIRFLLYILIALFALFPLLWGLKMSLTPKYDYGFLPKHLTGSHYIEIFHKKEILVYFANSLKVSLGTIVFTIPVALLSAFALARFTFKGRDLLGICFLVLPMLPATAILVPLVAYFNRIGLYNTISGVVVVNIVFSLPLAIWMIRNFIANTPKTIEEAALLDGLGPFGTLFRVTVPMIRPGIVSVIIYIFISCWNGYTFSYALTTSPDKRVLAQAILSFIGTWGTNWGGLTAMGILMTLPPVAVFLIFQKTFIAGMFGQTLK; translated from the coding sequence ATGAATAGCAGACATAAACTTCTCAGACAATCAATCAGGTTTTTACTTTACATACTTATTGCACTATTTGCACTGTTTCCCCTGTTATGGGGACTGAAAATGTCTTTGACACCGAAATATGACTATGGTTTTTTACCAAAACATCTTACTGGCAGCCACTATATCGAGATTTTTCACAAGAAGGAAATCCTTGTATATTTTGCAAACAGCCTTAAGGTTTCATTAGGAACCATAGTATTCACAATTCCTGTAGCCCTGTTATCAGCCTTTGCACTCGCTAGATTTACTTTCAAGGGTAGAGACCTGCTTGGCATTTGCTTCCTTGTTCTTCCTATGTTACCTGCTACAGCCATATTGGTCCCTTTGGTTGCTTATTTCAATAGGATAGGATTGTACAACACAATATCAGGGGTCGTCGTGGTAAACATCGTTTTCAGTCTTCCTCTCGCCATCTGGATGATACGGAATTTCATAGCAAACACACCAAAGACTATCGAAGAAGCAGCTTTGCTTGACGGACTGGGACCTTTCGGTACTTTGTTCAGAGTTACGGTACCAATGATTCGCCCGGGTATTGTCTCCGTCATAATCTATATATTTATCTCTTGTTGGAATGGATATACTTTTTCCTATGCACTGACAACATCTCCTGACAAACGAGTCCTTGCCCAAGCAATTCTGTCATTTATCGGAACATGGGGTACCAATTGGGGTGGACTTACCGCAATGGGCATTCTTATGACGCTTCCACCAGTTGCAGTATTTCTGATTTTCCAGAAAACATTCATTGCTGGCATGTTCGGACAAACATTGAAATAG
- a CDS encoding sugar ABC transporter substrate-binding protein — protein MKNFHRIMLVSLAVFASCGLAWSNGTEEQTSQGKTVLHVAHFYDSMEEGEMTGYKWFQQVKAGFEKENPNIEVAFEQFKWDEIDIKIMSDFRSGITSHDVLLSTPQLLPQHAAVGDLEDLNPYLQKNWTQNQLDEIDWASTYKQGKQGGKQIGIPLGSHSRIALYNKEMFKAAGLDPNTPPSTMDELIADAKKLTIDKDGDGSIDQWGLGVALGPDRGTIEVTFAPLVWGYGGKLFDTTTKKAIFAEEPGIKAATLLWDMVNTYKIVSPSSTVTTYNRNVYDGVLQGKIAIAFGWGSFWLNALEENGLVKGLFPATPEGEMTKVGVFPYPTNGGAGFTNSWDVSMYAKSKNKDAAWKFIDYMLNKADLSTYPDAGLPIKKSVWQQPKYQTPYFKAYYKAIENGRPMPESAHYGELADIVSAALQRCMTGKKTDIPAILLDAQNEFNSKYQGQ, from the coding sequence ATGAAAAATTTTCACAGAATCATGTTAGTCTCCCTAGCAGTGTTTGCTTCTTGTGGCCTTGCGTGGAGCAATGGCACAGAGGAACAGACCTCACAGGGAAAGACAGTTCTGCACGTTGCTCATTTCTATGATTCGATGGAAGAAGGAGAAATGACGGGTTACAAATGGTTCCAGCAAGTCAAAGCTGGTTTCGAAAAGGAAAATCCTAATATTGAGGTTGCATTTGAACAATTCAAATGGGATGAGATAGATATTAAGATAATGTCAGATTTCCGTTCTGGAATTACTTCACATGATGTACTGCTATCCACACCGCAGTTACTTCCTCAGCATGCCGCCGTCGGTGATCTTGAAGACCTGAATCCCTATTTACAAAAGAACTGGACACAAAATCAGCTTGATGAAATTGACTGGGCCTCAACATACAAACAGGGTAAGCAAGGAGGAAAACAGATTGGTATACCTCTTGGCAGTCACTCTCGTATTGCACTATACAACAAAGAGATGTTCAAGGCCGCAGGATTGGATCCCAACACGCCACCTTCTACAATGGATGAACTGATTGCTGATGCAAAGAAACTTACCATAGATAAAGACGGTGATGGGTCAATTGATCAATGGGGTTTGGGTGTCGCATTGGGACCTGACCGTGGCACTATTGAAGTAACATTTGCACCACTTGTCTGGGGATATGGTGGAAAACTTTTTGATACGACAACAAAAAAGGCAATATTCGCAGAAGAACCAGGCATAAAGGCTGCAACACTTTTGTGGGATATGGTAAATACGTATAAAATTGTATCACCATCCTCAACGGTAACCACTTACAACCGCAATGTCTATGATGGAGTATTGCAAGGAAAGATTGCCATCGCATTCGGCTGGGGTTCTTTCTGGCTCAATGCACTGGAAGAGAATGGATTGGTAAAAGGTCTGTTCCCTGCAACACCAGAAGGTGAAATGACTAAAGTCGGTGTATTCCCTTACCCGACAAACGGAGGAGCTGGATTTACCAATAGCTGGGATGTGTCCATGTATGCAAAGAGTAAAAATAAAGATGCCGCATGGAAATTCATCGACTATATGCTGAACAAAGCAGATCTTTCTACTTATCCTGATGCTGGTCTCCCCATTAAGAAATCAGTATGGCAACAACCAAAATATCAAACCCCATACTTCAAGGCATATTATAAGGCGATTGAAAATGGACGCCCAATGCCGGAAAGTGCACATTATGGAGAATTGGCTGATATCGTTTCTGCTGCTTTGCAACGTTGTATGACTGGCAAAAAAACTGATATTCCCGCCATTTTACTTGATGCACAAAACGAATTCAATTCGAAATACCAGGGACAATAG
- a CDS encoding GntR family transcriptional regulator, with product MSKEKTFLYEEIHNAIKEKILSGEYGKGMLLPSENEFCSIYHVNRITIRKALLMLVNEQLVKKIPGIGTKVIHETTKPVSQQPRNEKKLQDRQQASRGTIGFFIPTSTHKKDRISQPFYSEMFYFAEKEFHSKGYSFYYSALEGTDTLADILEGRHLSGIILLSNIDEKAIQTTLEKKIPTVLINAYHPRLCSILADNIYGMKDICEYIIRQGHKKIALLSGITSYIATQERLLGCHYAFSEHQVPEPTIIETDWETETAYDKTLELFSSGKSHPTAIIAFNDSLALGAMQAVNKLGMSVPKDVSIVGFDGLDQDRYSMPALTTVNTNIPLMAKLAARNLDFTIQHPEQPNNVRIIVPHEISYRDSVSPELS from the coding sequence ATGAGCAAGGAAAAGACTTTCCTCTATGAAGAAATACATAATGCAATCAAGGAAAAGATTCTTTCAGGGGAATATGGCAAAGGTATGTTGCTACCCTCAGAAAATGAATTCTGTTCCATATACCATGTGAACCGTATCACCATCAGGAAAGCTCTGCTCATGCTCGTCAATGAACAACTGGTAAAAAAGATTCCCGGCATAGGAACCAAGGTCATCCATGAAACTACGAAGCCTGTTTCCCAACAACCAAGAAATGAAAAAAAACTGCAGGACCGGCAACAGGCATCACGAGGAACCATAGGTTTCTTCATACCTACGTCAACGCATAAGAAAGACAGGATATCCCAACCCTTTTATTCCGAGATGTTCTATTTTGCTGAAAAAGAATTCCATTCCAAGGGATATTCATTCTATTATTCGGCCTTGGAAGGTACTGATACATTGGCAGACATACTTGAAGGCAGGCATCTGTCCGGCATCATACTGTTGAGCAATATCGATGAAAAAGCCATCCAGACGACTTTGGAGAAAAAGATCCCGACCGTATTGATCAATGCATATCATCCCAGGCTTTGCTCAATCCTGGCTGACAATATCTATGGTATGAAAGATATCTGCGAGTACATCATCAGGCAAGGGCATAAGAAAATCGCGCTTCTGTCAGGAATCACCTCATATATTGCGACCCAGGAAAGACTGCTGGGTTGCCATTACGCCTTCAGTGAACATCAGGTCCCTGAACCGACGATAATAGAAACGGATTGGGAAACGGAAACCGCCTATGACAAGACCCTTGAACTTTTTTCATCAGGCAAATCCCATCCTACGGCAATCATTGCCTTCAATGACAGCCTTGCCCTCGGAGCCATGCAGGCAGTCAACAAACTGGGAATGTCAGTGCCAAAGGACGTCAGCATAGTGGGTTTCGATGGTCTTGACCAAGACAGATATTCCATGCCTGCCCTTACGACTGTCAACACGAATATCCCGCTCATGGCAAAGCTGGCAGCACGTAACCTGGACTTTACCATACAGCATCCTGAACAACCAAACAATGTGAGGATCATCGTACCTCACGAAATCAGCTACAGGGATTCCGTATCGCCAGAACTTTCATGA
- a CDS encoding sugar ABC transporter permease gives MSLEKTSLSGATSFVGLLNYSQLFHEGNRFFTNLKISLIYVLSNICLTIPMAYATALLITKDSGLSRFFRSLYLIPWISAPVVSTLMVRSMLDPDMGLIHLIVKFFAGHDVYILNNGRYALIVMILHSFWRSFPFIMLFLAAGMSTIPNEFYEAAKIDGAGKVKSFFYLTLPLTANQLCIGVLMVTIWTLQDSESVYALTKGGPGYSTETLAVRLFKSSFVNFDLNIGAAIGMILILISLVFMSLYLKVLLKESIYE, from the coding sequence ATGAGTTTGGAAAAGACCAGCTTGTCAGGCGCAACAAGCTTTGTCGGTCTCTTGAATTACAGCCAGTTGTTCCACGAGGGAAACAGATTCTTCACCAACCTGAAAATTTCTTTGATATATGTACTCAGTAATATCTGTCTTACGATACCGATGGCATATGCAACTGCCCTATTGATTACCAAAGACAGTGGTTTATCCAGGTTCTTTCGGAGTTTATATCTAATTCCTTGGATTTCTGCACCCGTGGTGAGCACGCTTATGGTGCGTTCTATGCTGGATCCTGACATGGGACTTATCCATCTGATTGTCAAATTCTTTGCTGGACATGATGTATACATACTTAATAACGGACGGTACGCCCTGATTGTCATGATCCTGCATAGCTTCTGGAGATCTTTTCCCTTCATAATGCTTTTTCTTGCCGCAGGTATGTCAACTATTCCGAATGAGTTCTATGAAGCAGCAAAAATCGACGGTGCAGGAAAAGTAAAAAGTTTCTTTTATCTGACATTACCTCTGACTGCAAACCAGTTGTGCATAGGAGTCCTGATGGTCACCATCTGGACACTTCAGGATTCTGAATCCGTGTACGCCCTGACAAAAGGTGGACCAGGATACTCTACGGAAACGCTTGCCGTCAGGTTGTTCAAAAGCTCATTTGTCAACTTTGATCTTAACATCGGAGCTGCAATCGGTATGATTCTTATTCTGATCAGCCTTGTCTTCATGAGCTTGTACCTGAAAGTATTGTTGAAGGAGAGTATCTATGAATAG
- a CDS encoding glycosyl hydrolase-related protein codes for MEKDNENKFLNSGKIYVISSSHNDIAYLDSPLVTIRFRNDIIISKSIEMMEKDANFINSIECTLFIKDFLILHPEMYERLLAVMQSGQFHVGATYTQLYETSVTSEGLVRQYYLGKRWLEKKFPGVVTRSTWNEDVPARAMQAAQVMKKCGVDYLFVSRMDAGFFRWYSPDGSYVEGFSSGHYHHNSLTQLLDIHYNVYDEQAHSGASQIETALHISDSARQTVFHYLERTAETYFNPREIPFFFVFLAGRDYDIPLNLDTFFCDLKHDTVHAFPPFKYASAETVMDEANTILVRDDQWNTYHGERPNLWVYHEPTHAEAFRYNRNGLRKLTAAEILSSMGMALLADGARRYEKTEIDDCWAKLLYLDHGWGGCNGHITDETYLQSSKKGYKKACSLIERKAQELSAAITTEEGGDYLTVFNTTQWYRKSEVHVVLDWEQLRTVSIRIVGPDGVAVPYQVVGEPAPYTLEILCMVEVPAYGYTRYRILPSEAISQTSDVHVEETKDFILLENQFYSMRIAHGGITKLYDKSCDQNLLAGQPGLGAFEVVELNSYGNGSGEFSTVQQPDFPYGIDVSKYGFSTGYTECASNYGMHWHIPAHEGVLQANGEVATIIEGEARFPHFVLLEKITLYNTIKKIDVSVEIEAWDGTMYKELRIFLPLTEGFHNICYEVPMGILHVYKDEVAGPIGTKLFADDTHTYYPTDCRQIHPREVQSWIAAESTTAAVMLSCIDTPTFDFVKCPEGIILQPILLASRHSSFPKGNPYPQRGTHSFHFTLTSNNLPLSNSLHMIEQEAFPLIPSVAYHVPRIADGLPLQASVFSEDENVRISCIKKAEDSDELVVRVYEPFGKKQSFSFACCKPIQYVRKSDMLEYGGKEMPCSTLSDTIDPYAIETYCIGMA; via the coding sequence ATGGAAAAAGATAATGAAAATAAGTTTTTAAACTCAGGAAAAATATATGTAATTTCATCAAGTCATAATGATATTGCTTATCTTGATTCTCCACTTGTTACCATTCGTTTTCGTAATGATATTATTATTTCCAAAAGCATCGAGATGATGGAAAAAGATGCAAATTTCATCAATTCCATTGAATGTACATTGTTTATCAAAGACTTTTTGATCCTGCATCCTGAAATGTATGAACGTCTGCTTGCTGTAATGCAGTCAGGGCAGTTCCATGTCGGAGCTACGTATACCCAGCTCTATGAGACTTCAGTGACTTCCGAAGGTCTGGTAAGGCAATACTATCTGGGCAAACGTTGGCTGGAAAAAAAATTCCCAGGGGTTGTAACACGGTCAACTTGGAACGAGGATGTACCTGCCCGTGCAATGCAAGCTGCACAGGTAATGAAGAAATGTGGTGTAGACTATTTGTTTGTCAGCAGGATGGATGCAGGATTTTTCCGATGGTACAGTCCGGACGGAAGTTACGTAGAAGGATTCTCTTCAGGACATTATCACCATAACAGCCTTACGCAGTTGCTTGACATTCATTACAATGTGTATGATGAACAAGCCCATAGCGGTGCATCGCAGATTGAAACTGCTTTACATATTTCTGATTCTGCTCGGCAGACTGTATTTCATTATTTGGAAAGGACAGCAGAAACATATTTCAATCCACGGGAAATCCCTTTCTTTTTTGTATTTCTCGCTGGACGGGATTATGATATTCCTCTTAATCTGGATACTTTTTTCTGTGATTTAAAGCATGATACTGTCCATGCCTTTCCACCGTTCAAGTATGCATCAGCAGAGACTGTGATGGATGAGGCAAATACGATACTTGTCCGGGATGATCAATGGAACACATATCACGGTGAACGACCAAACCTTTGGGTTTATCATGAGCCGACACATGCGGAAGCCTTCCGTTATAACAGGAACGGCTTACGAAAACTTACTGCAGCAGAAATTCTTTCCAGCATGGGTATGGCCCTGCTGGCTGACGGTGCCAGACGCTATGAAAAAACAGAAATTGATGACTGTTGGGCAAAATTACTATATCTGGATCATGGTTGGGGAGGATGTAACGGGCATATAACCGATGAAACTTATCTACAGAGCTCTAAAAAAGGGTATAAGAAAGCATGTTCCCTGATTGAACGAAAGGCCCAGGAACTTTCTGCTGCAATAACTACTGAAGAAGGAGGAGACTACCTTACTGTGTTCAATACTACCCAGTGGTATAGGAAAAGTGAAGTGCATGTCGTCCTTGATTGGGAGCAACTACGAACGGTATCCATCAGAATTGTTGGACCGGACGGGGTGGCTGTTCCCTACCAGGTTGTCGGGGAGCCTGCTCCTTATACTCTTGAGATCCTTTGTATGGTGGAAGTGCCTGCCTATGGATATACCAGATATCGGATTCTTCCCTCAGAAGCAATATCTCAGACTTCTGATGTGCATGTTGAGGAAACGAAGGATTTTATCCTGCTTGAGAATCAGTTCTATTCTATGCGGATTGCGCATGGGGGCATTACGAAATTATATGATAAATCGTGTGACCAAAATCTCTTAGCAGGACAACCAGGCTTAGGTGCCTTTGAAGTAGTCGAATTGAATTCTTATGGAAATGGGTCAGGTGAATTTTCAACAGTACAGCAACCTGATTTTCCGTATGGGATCGATGTTTCAAAATATGGTTTTTCAACCGGTTATACGGAATGTGCTTCAAACTATGGTATGCATTGGCATATACCCGCCCATGAAGGAGTTTTGCAGGCAAACGGGGAGGTGGCTACAATTATCGAAGGAGAGGCTCGTTTTCCACATTTTGTTCTTTTGGAAAAAATTACCTTATATAATACCATAAAGAAAATTGATGTATCGGTGGAAATTGAAGCCTGGGATGGAACAATGTACAAAGAGTTACGGATATTTCTTCCTCTTACCGAGGGCTTTCACAATATTTGCTATGAAGTACCAATGGGAATCTTACATGTATACAAGGATGAGGTTGCCGGTCCAATAGGAACTAAATTATTTGCTGATGATACACATACGTATTATCCTACCGATTGTCGTCAGATCCATCCCCGTGAAGTTCAATCTTGGATAGCAGCAGAAAGTACTACTGCAGCAGTTATGTTGTCATGTATTGATACCCCGACATTTGATTTTGTGAAATGTCCTGAAGGTATCATTTTACAACCTATTCTTCTTGCTTCTCGTCATAGTTCATTTCCCAAAGGTAATCCATATCCACAACGTGGAACTCATTCCTTCCATTTTACCTTGACAAGCAATAACTTGCCGTTGTCGAATTCATTGCATATGATAGAACAAGAGGCGTTCCCGTTGATTCCGTCAGTAGCTTATCATGTGCCCAGAATTGCTGATGGTCTGCCTTTGCAGGCATCTGTGTTTTCAGAAGATGAGAATGTACGGATCAGCTGTATCAAGAAGGCTGAGGATTCGGATGAACTTGTTGTACGGGTCTATGAACCTTTTGGCAAAAAGCAGAGTTTTTCGTTTGCTTGCTGCAAGCCAATCCAATATGTAAGGAAATCAGATATGCTTGAATATGGCGGCAAGGAAATGCCTTGCAGTACACTTTCGGATACTATTGACCCTTATGCAATTGAAACCTATTGCATAGGCATGGCATAG
- a CDS encoding dihydroxy-acid dehydratase, whose product MIQEWNEEALDHRNALLFAMHIDPKDVDRPVIGIVNAWNEMNPGHFPFADVVSEIKQEIYQAGGLALELPVTGICDGMCSNTPGDRYTLPSRDLEAMEVETVAQVNQLEGMVLLGTCDKIIPGMLMGIMKVNIPSVMLTGGYMAAGHYHGRMLTLTHTKQAYAAYTAGNISREEYKEVVKHACPSPGACPFMGTANTMCATAELLGFSPFGNASVRSQTDKWHGMAKQAGRTIMELVKKEIRPLDVVNEASFLNVIRYMMATSGSTNSILHIPAIAKMAGYKITPEVFDKISREVPCISAIYPNHPTYTMEDFDKAGGLNAVVGELLKGDKIDGSVHGMFGTVEEMALDSLSKDEKVIASVAAPFSPHGGLAVLKGNIATDSCIVKYSAVPEDARIFAGPAKVYDSQDEAWHALLEDRIRKGDVVIIRYEGPKGSPGMPHMETFMAAVLGKKLGSSIALVSDGRFSGATGGLAIGHVSPEAYEGGNLALLQDGDMVHIDIEARTLVADVSDEEFQQRKKNWQPVRKPASGYLELFRRMVLPTDQGATILQ is encoded by the coding sequence ATGATACAGGAATGGAATGAAGAAGCATTGGATCATCGCAATGCCCTTCTGTTTGCAATGCACATTGACCCTAAGGATGTCGATCGCCCTGTAATAGGAATAGTAAATGCCTGGAATGAAATGAATCCGGGACATTTTCCATTTGCTGATGTCGTTTCTGAGATCAAGCAGGAAATATATCAGGCCGGTGGATTGGCTCTTGAACTTCCCGTTACCGGCATCTGTGACGGTATGTGTTCAAATACGCCGGGGGACCGTTATACCCTTCCTTCCAGGGACTTGGAAGCAATGGAAGTCGAGACGGTCGCACAGGTAAACCAGCTGGAAGGGATGGTATTGCTCGGGACCTGTGACAAGATTATCCCCGGTATGCTGATGGGAATCATGAAGGTCAATATTCCTTCGGTAATGTTGACCGGCGGATATATGGCCGCAGGACATTACCATGGCAGGATGCTTACGCTTACACATACGAAGCAGGCCTATGCTGCGTATACCGCCGGCAATATCTCACGCGAGGAATATAAGGAAGTTGTCAAACACGCCTGTCCTTCTCCCGGAGCCTGTCCTTTCATGGGAACGGCAAATACCATGTGCGCCACTGCCGAACTGCTGGGCTTTTCTCCGTTCGGCAATGCGAGTGTCCGTAGCCAGACAGACAAATGGCATGGAATGGCCAAGCAGGCCGGCAGGACCATCATGGAACTGGTCAAAAAGGAAATCCGTCCCTTGGATGTCGTCAATGAAGCCAGCTTCCTCAATGTCATCCGTTATATGATGGCTACCAGTGGTTCGACGAATTCGATTCTGCATATTCCTGCCATTGCAAAGATGGCCGGATATAAGATTACTCCGGAAGTCTTTGATAAGATAAGCAGGGAAGTGCCTTGCATCAGTGCAATCTATCCTAATCATCCTACGTATACCATGGAGGATTTCGATAAGGCCGGAGGCCTGAATGCCGTGGTCGGTGAACTGCTGAAGGGAGATAAGATCGATGGTTCCGTCCATGGAATGTTCGGGACGGTGGAGGAGATGGCATTGGATTCCCTTTCCAAGGATGAAAAAGTCATCGCTTCTGTTGCGGCCCCTTTTTCTCCCCATGGTGGCTTGGCCGTGCTGAAGGGAAACATAGCAACCGACAGCTGTATCGTCAAATACTCTGCAGTACCTGAGGATGCACGGATTTTTGCCGGTCCAGCGAAGGTATATGATTCCCAGGACGAGGCTTGGCATGCACTCCTTGAGGACAGAATCCGGAAGGGAGATGTGGTGATCATCCGATACGAAGGGCCAAAGGGTTCTCCCGGGATGCCACATATGGAAACTTTCATGGCTGCTGTACTGGGAAAGAAGCTTGGTTCTTCGATTGCCTTGGTTTCCGACGGAAGGTTCTCCGGAGCTACAGGAGGCCTGGCTATAGGACATGTAAGTCCTGAGGCTTATGAAGGCGGCAACCTTGCTCTCCTTCAGGACGGCGATATGGTTCATATTGATATTGAGGCCAGGACATTGGTAGCTGATGTTTCAGACGAAGAATTCCAGCAAAGGAAGAAGAATTGGCAACCTGTCAGGAAACCGGCTTCAGGTTATTTGGAGCTTTTCAGGAGAATGGTTCTTCCGACAGATCAAGGTGCGACGATCTTACAGTGA